A section of the Kluyveromyces lactis strain NRRL Y-1140 chromosome F complete sequence genome encodes:
- the LYS21 gene encoding homocitrate synthase LYS21 (highly similar to uniprot|Q12122 Saccharomyces cerevisiae YDL131W LYS21 and to uniprot|P48570 Saccharomyces cerevisiae YDL182W LYS20 homocitrate synthase): MSSNQDFQPVTESASSVTKFQQNPYGPNPADYLSNVNNYQLIDSTLREGEQFANAFFDTEKKIEIAKALDDFGVDYIELTSPVASEQSRRDCEAICKLGLKAKILTHIRCHMDDARVAVETGVDGVDVVIGTSKFLRQYSHGKDMNYIAKSAIEVIEFVKSKGIEIRFSSEDSFRSDLVDLLNIYKTVDKIGVNRVGIADTVGCANPRQVYELVRTLKSVVSCDIECHFHNDTGCAIANAYTALEGGARLIDVAVLGIGERNGITPLGGLMARMIVAAPEYTKSKYKLHKIRDIENLIAEAVEVNIPFNNPITGFCAFTHKAGIHAKAILANPSTYEILDPHDFGMKRYIHFANRLTGWNAIKSRVDQLNLNLTDDQVKEVTAKIKKLGDIRPLNIDDVDSIIKDFHAEVSTPQLRAVRRDDNDVNDIDIQEPSNKKTKVE, encoded by the coding sequence ATGAGTAGCAATCAGGATTTCCAACCAGTGACTGAATCTGCATCAAGTGTGacaaaatttcaacaaaatccATACGGTCCAAACCCAGCTGATTATTTATCAAATGTTAACAACTATCAGTTGATCGATTCTACATTAAGAGAAGGTGAACAATTTGCCAACGCCTTTTTCGatactgaaaagaagatcgAGATTGCCAAGGCCCTAGATGACTTTGGTGTTGATTATATTGAACTTACTTCTCCTGTCGCATCTGAACAATCTAGAAGAGATTGTGAAGCCATTTGCAAGCTTGGATTGAAGGCAAAGATTTTGACCCATATCCGTTGTCACATGGACGATGCTAGAGTGGCAGTAGAAACTGGTGTTGATggtgttgatgttgttatCGGTACTTCCAAGTTTTTGAGACAATATTCTCACGGTAAGGACATGAATTACATTGCCAAGTCTGCTATTGAAGTCATTGAATTTGTCAAATCCAAGGGTATTGAAATCAGATTCTCTTCTGAGGATTCTTTCAGATCGGATTTGGTCGATTTGCTAAACATTTACAAGACTGTCGATAAGATTGGTGTTAACAGAGTTGGTATTGCTGATACCGTCGGATGTGCTAATCCAAGACAAGTTTACGAATTGGTCAGAACATTGAAGAGTGTGGTTTCATGTGATATCGAATGCCATTTCCACAACGACACCGGTTGTGCTATTGCAAACGCTTACACAGCATTAGAAGGTGGTGCAAGACTTATCGATGTCGCTGTATTAGGTATCGGTGAGAGAAATGGTATCACTCCTCTAGGTGGGCTAATGGCTAGAATGATTGTTGCAGCTCCAGAGTACACCAAATCTAAGTACAAATTGCATAAGATCAGAGATATCGAAAACTTGATTGCTGAAGCCGTGGAGGTAAATATCCCATTCAACAACCCAATTACAGGATTCTGTGCCTTCACACATAAAGCTGGTATTCATGCTAAGGCCATCTTGGCTAACCCATCTACATACGAAATCTTGGACCCTCACGATTTCGGTATGAAGAGATACATCCATTTCGCTAACAGGCTTACCGGTTGGAACGCTATCAAGTCACGTGTTGATCAATTAAACTTGAACTTGACAGATGATCAAGTCAAAGAAGTTACCGCTAAGATTAAGAAGCTTGGTGACATCAGACCCCTAAATATCGATGATGTCGACTCCATCATCAAGGACTTCCATGCTGAAGTATCTACGCCGCAATTGAGAGCTGTAAGAAGAGATGACAACGACGTCAATGACATTGATATCCAAGAGCCatccaacaagaaaacCAAGGTAGAGTAA
- a CDS encoding ATPase-binding protein (weakly similar to uniprot|P01097 Saccharomyces cerevisiae YDL181W INH1 Protein that inhibits ATP hydrolysis by the F1F0-ATP synthase inhibitory function is enhanced by stabilizing proteins Stf1p and Stf2p has similarity to Stf1p and both Inh1p and Stf1p exhibit the potential to form coiled-coil structures), whose translation MLSRSTRSILTRASKVQPAALRMYSSSEGSVGSTRSDGSSDAFTKREKAQEDFYVKQHEKEQLAQLREQLKQQQKKIDNLEEKLDNITK comes from the coding sequence ATGCTATCTCGTTCCACCCGTTCCATTTTGACCCGTGCCTCCAAGGTTCAACCAGCTGCTCTCAGAAtgtactcttcttctgaagGTTCTGTCGGTTCTACCAGATCAGATGGCTCTTCTGATGCTTTCACTAAGAGAGAAAAGGCACAAGAAGATTTCTATGTCAAGCAACACGAAAAGGAACAATTGGCTCAATTGAGAGAACAATTGaagcaacaacaaaagaaaatcgATAACTTGGAAGAGAAATTGGACAACATTACCAAATAA
- the RPP1B gene encoding ribosomal protein P1 beta (highly similar to uniprot|P10622 Saccharomyces cerevisiae YDL130W RPP1B Ribosomal protein P1 beta a component of the ribosomal stalk which is involved in the interaction between translational elongation factors and the ribosome accumulation of P1 in the cytoplasm is regulated by phosphorylation and interaction with the P2 stalk component): MSDAVISYASLILADAGLDVTADNLLTLTKAAGASIDNVWAETFAKALEGKDIKEILSGFHAAGPAAPAAGAGAASGDSEAAAEEAPESEKEESDDDMGFGLFD; this comes from the coding sequence ATGTCTGACGCTGTTATTTCTTACGCCTCTTTGATCTTGGCTGATGCCGGTTTGGATGTCACTGCCGACAACTTGTTGACTTTGACCAAGGCTGCCGGTGCCTCTATCGACAACGTGTGGGCTGAAACCTTCGCTAAGGCTTTGGAAGGTAAGGACATCAAGGAAATCTTGTCCGGTTTCCACGCCGCTGGTCCAGCTGCTCCAGCTGCTGGTGCCGGTGCTGCTTCTGGTGACTCtgaagctgctgctgaagaagCTCCAGAAtctgaaaaggaagaatcTGACGATGACATGGGTTTCGGTTTGTTCGATTAA
- a CDS encoding uncharacterized protein (weakly similar to uniprot|Q07555 Saccharomyces cerevisiae YDL129W Hypothetical ORF) — MRTLRSRSDKSESTCNSASSSVDTRGRMQTITPEEPGKLEYELDAASAAGNNNVRSRSQSMALLSDELQTEYDVLQDTEHSLRNTRLLELDIAKAVSDLETIEPRTEDTVRIIALLNRSLSAISHWSLQAQLSHWENRKEKDERFAVEKNLVKKEAEYFKNKLLESEKLQKQTQSQLDLSSETSKLVSSAPITGGSPATEATLLSPRRVVKQRKIASPRRNNTRAHTPVSTLKLVENTKPHPRLKRNLNDQTNQDLIRVFHLEKGR; from the coding sequence ATGCGTACACTTAGGTCGAGGAGTGATAAAAGTGAGTCTACTTGTAATAGTGCCAGTTCAAGTGTGGATACAAGAGGAAGAATGCAGACAATAACTCCAGAAGAACCTGGGAAGTTAGAATACGAACTGGATGCAGCTTCTGCTGCGGGAAATAATAATGTTAGGTCTAGATCACAGTCGATGGCGCTATTGTCAGATGAATTGCAGACCGAATATGACGTGCTGCAGGACACCGAGCATTCGTTGAGAAATACTAGACTATTAGAATTGGATATAGCCAAAGCTGTTTCGGATCTGGAAACCATCGAGCCTCGCACAGAGGACACTGTGAGAATAATAGCGTTATTGAACCGATCTCTGTCGGCGATATCGCACTGGTCATTACAAGCACAACTATCCCACTGGGAAaacagaaaggaaaaggatGAACGTTTTgcagttgaaaagaatctagtgaagaaagaagctgAATATTTTAAGAataaacttcttgaaagtgaaaaattacAAAAGCAAACGCAATCCCAATTAGATTTATCTTCCGAAACATCTAAATTGGTCAGCAGCGCTCCAATAACAGGTGGTAGCCCTGCCACAGAGGCAACCCTACTAAGTCCAAGACGAGTGGTGAAACAACGGAAAATAGCATCCCCACGTCGTAACAACACTCGCGCTCATACACCAGTCTCCACTCTCAAGCTTGTCGAGAACACCAAACCACATCCTAGGTTAAAGAGAAATTTAAACGATCAGACAAACCAAGATCTAATAAGAGTCTTTCATTTGGAGAAAGGAAGATAG
- the AIT1 gene encoding Ait1p (similar to uniprot|Q12301 Saccharomyces cerevisiae YDL180W Hypothetical ORF), with protein MALLSYAADLYMPLFCSSRTSVVVLNLINLLAIYSLVYWSSDFLQARYDVPDIFVPNSQDYFRTSLLGFLSPFLLHFIKSFLFNINPRYLAVDILINFTFNDWFMLLIIFSLAYPQLQESKPNEELVNLVRNNGHIPTVWHIIPKQCYIFGISWSFSEVIISVMETLYNYEEVSSISEQDAKAKATSANSDSSEDIRKEIELDKCVSVRMLRSKISKNVYNSGYGATNVGTTLSNNGSVNQDSNSDESSMIINFNTDSMNFLKDIESHGNDLNTRHGIPLRPRSFSYQQFPHRQIKMFPRIQNWKELIGKLLLSNLLHLDYIVSNIGQSLLMSIYFIYVPSHPSLFTKVVICFGSKTFTNFLLCIIIPFITLHVVYHVFLYTWRDLVSNNVEPSAIRAQTQMSDYTYGSIRSPLMLQSSNNVASVSSSPENILLYHSIHPPADTQFQTDDGRLLRLSRTIVTYWQSLASKSWLIPIGLTVWSVTVFVLGIMATIKFNG; from the coding sequence ATGGCATTATTGAGCTATGCAGCAGATCTTTATATGCctcttttttgttcttcgaGAACATCAGTAGTGGTGCtcaatttgatcaatttgttgGCAATCTATTCTTTGGTGTATTGGTCTTCAGATTTTCTTCAAGCAAGATATGACGTGCCAGATATATTTGTACCTAATTCGCAAGATTATTTTAGGACATCGTTGTTGGGGTTTCTATCGCCATTCCTGTTGCACTTCATCAAAAGCTTCCTATTCAACATAAATCCAAGATATCTGGCCGTTGATATCCTTATCAATTTCACTTTTAATGACTGGTTCATGCTCTTGATCATTTTCTCTCTAGCATATCCTCAGTTGCAAGAATCGAAACCCaatgaagaattggtaAATCTCGTCCGAAACAACGGTCATATACCAACTGTATGGCATATTATACCAAAACAGTGCTATATCTTCGGCATTTCGTGGTCCTTTAGTGAAGTAATCATTAGCGTTATGGAGACGTTGTACAATTATGAGGAAGTAAGTTCTATTTCGGAACAGGACGCAAAAGCAAAGGCAACATCTGCTAATTCTGATAGTTCCGAAGACATCAGGAAGGAAATTGAACTAGACAAATGTGTGAGCGTTAGAATGCTGagatcaaaaatttcaaagaatgtATATAACTCTGGATATGGTGCTACAAACGTAGGAACAACGTTATCTAATAACGGTTCCGTAAATCAGGACTCGAATTCGGATGAGTCCAGTATgattatcaatttcaacacAGACTCAATGAACTTTTTAAAGGATATAGAAAGCCATGGTAATGATCTGAACACAAGACATGGAATTCCGTTAAGGCCAAGATCATTTTCCTACCAACAATTCCCTCACAGGCAAATCAAAATGTTCCCTCGCATTCAAAACTGGAAGGAACTGATAGGAAAACTTTTGCTTTCAAACCTCTTACATCTAGACTATATCGTGAGCAATATTGGTCAATCTTTGCTCATGTCAATTTATTTCATATACGTTCCAAGCCATCCATCATTGTTCACCAAAGTCGTGATATGTTTCGGGTCAAAAACCTTCACtaatttccttctttgcATAATAATTCCATTCATTACGTTACATGTAGTATATCATGTTTTCCTATACACATGGAGAGATCTCGTGAGTAACAATGTCGAACCATCTGCGATACGTGCGCAAACTCAAATGTCAGACTACACGTATGGCTCCATCAGGAGTCCACTGATGTTACAATCGTCAAACAATGTTGCGTCTGTTTCATCAAGCCCCGAAAATATTCTGCTTTACCATTCTATTCACCCACCTGCTGACACTCAGTTCCAAACTGATGATGGTAGGCTACTGCGACTTTCTCGTACTATAGTAACATATTGGCAATCGCTAGCATCGAAGTCATGGCTTATTCCAATCGGTCTCACCGTGTGGTCAGTGACTGTATTTGTACTTGGAATCATGGCTACTATCAAATTCAACGGTTAA
- the VCX1 gene encoding Vcx1p (similar to uniprot|O13581 Saccharomyces cerevisiae YDL128W): MDSSAPLLSSTGAGIRRSSSALVRCIEVSKVVFHSSPVNYLLVFVPLGLIFGYGQLSTTWVFVFNFMAIIPLAAILAFATEQLSEKAGSTLGGLLNATLGNAVELIVSIIALKEGQIRIVQASMLGSLLSNLLLVLGFCFLFGGYNRVQQKFNQTAAQTMSSLLAISSASLLIPAAFKATLPHDKGTSHLVDDKILSLSRSTSIVLLVVYVLFLIFQLGSHRVMFEEQTEETEEVLNIHQQHEQISESMSLRSSLIFLAITTILVSICADFLVGTIDDIVVSTGLSKTFIGLIVIPIVGNAAEHVTSVIVAMKDKMDLALSVAIGSSLQIALFVTPFMVLVGWAIDVPMTLNFSTFETVIMLVSVFLSNYLILDGESNWMEGSMSLAMYALVALAFFYYPDEQAVN, translated from the coding sequence ATGGATTCGTCTGCACCTTTATTGTCATCTACTGGAGCCGGTATCCGCAGATCCTCTTCTGCGTTGGTAAGATGTATTGAAGTTTCCAAAGTAGTGTTCCATTCGTCTCCGGTAAACTATTTGCTCGTTTTTGTTCCGCTAGGATTAATCTTCGGATATGGACAGTTATCTACCACCTGGGTTTTCGTATTCAATTTCATGGCCATTATCCCATTAGCAGCAATCCTAGCCTTTGCAACTGAACAGCTTTCTGAAAAGGCCGGTAGTACCTTAGGTGGGTTGTTGAATGCAACTCTAGGTAATGCTGTCGAGTTGATTGTCTCTATCATTGCTTTGAAAGAGGGCCAAATTAGAATTGTTCAAGCTTCAATGCTTGGTTCTCTATTGTCCAACCTATTATTGGTATTGGGattctgtttcttgttcGGTGGATATAACAGAGTTCAGCAGAAATTCAACCAGACTGCAGCACAAACGATGAGTTCTTTGTTAGCCATTTCAAGTGCATCGTTATTGATTCCTGCTGCGTTCAAGGCCACTTTACCTCACGATAAGGGCACTTCTCATCTTGTTGATGATAAGATTCTGTCACTATCAAGATCTACTTCCATCGTGCTATTGGTCGTTTACGtattgtttttgattttccaACTTGGTTCTCATCGTGTCATGTTCGAAGAACAAACCgaagaaactgaagaagTATTGAACATCCATCAACAACACGAACAAATTTCAGAATCAATGAGTTTGAGATCCTCGTTGATCTTCTTAGCAATCACTACTATTCTCGTGTCCATCTGTGCCGATTTCCTCGTTGGGACCATCGATGACATCGTCGTGAGTACCGGTCTATCGAAAACTTTCATCGGTCTTATTGTGATTCCAATCGTCGGCAATGCAGCAGAGCACGTAACAAGTGTCATCGTTGCCATGAAGGACAAAATGGACTTGGCCCTAAGTGTTGCCATTGGGTCCTCACTACAAATTGCCCTTTTCGTGACTCCATTCATGGTACTAGTGGGATGGGCCATTGATGTGCCAATGACATTGAACTTCTCTACATTCGAGACCGTTATTATGTTGGTTTCGGTGTTCCTATCTAACTACTTGATCCTCGATGGTGAATCCAATTGGATGGAAGGGTCCATGTCGCTAGCCATGTATGCGCTAGTCGCCTTGGCATTCTTCTACTACCCAGATGAACAGGCAGTGAATTAA
- the PCL2 gene encoding cyclin PCL2 (weakly similar to uniprot|P25693 Saccharomyces cerevisiae YDL127W PCL2 G1 cyclin associates with Pho85p cyclin-dependent kinase (Cdk) to contribute to entry into the mitotic cell cycle essential for cell morphogenesis localizes to sites of polarized cell growth) — MSEHQALLQFNKQVVNLEMVHFLAATTASVISINDTDVRHGSTVSLVDFIKSLIRHSNVQTPTLMATTVYLTKLRSILPHDVCGIETTRHRIFIGCLILAAKNLNDSSPLNKHWTNYTDGLFTLEDVNTIERELLSLFSWNLNFSMQELVQALSHFLVPIQYQLSTKKSIQNQGANKNCSHLLFNAPVSGQTKNFLNTEAHSRSSSHMSIPSLSSSNTLSTIDSMASSSSSLAYSSSSGSSSSSGSSLSQSKLKVISEEPSAKVTPRKKFGLTKPIMLNSKSCTDFKALPAHAVTNTNNISSKSGWASIFH, encoded by the coding sequence ATGTCAGAACACCAGGCACTTCTGCAGTTCAATAAACAGGTGGTAAATCTGGAGATGGTTCATTTTTTGGCCGCTACAACAGCGTCAGTGATCAGCATCAATGACACCGACGTTCGCCATGGATCTACGGTGAGCCTGGTAGATTTCATTAAATCGTTGATCAGGCACTCTAACGTGCAAACTCCGACACTGATGGCTACTACAGTCTATTTGACTAAACTGAGATCTATTCTACCTCACGATGTATGCGGAATCGAAACCACTAGACATAGGATATTTATCGGATGTTTGATCCTTGCAGCAAAGAACCTGAACGATTCTTCCCCATTGAATAAACACTGGACTAATTATACAGATGGTCTTTTCACTTTGGAGGATGTAAATACCATTGAAAGAGAACTGCTTTCGCTGTTTAGTTGGAACTTGAATTTTAGTATGCAGGAATTGGTACAGGCACTTTCTCATTTCTTAGTACCGATCCAATACCAGTTGAGTACCAAGAAATCGATACAGAACCAAGGTGCCAACAAAAATTGTTCACATCTGTTATTCAACGCACCAGTGAGTGGgcaaacaaaaaatttCCTCAATACAGAAGCGCATTCAAGGTCGTCATCTCACATGTCGATCCCCTCTTTGTCTTCATCGAACACATTGTCTACAATAGACTCGATGgcttcttcgtcatcgtcaCTAGcatattcatcatcttctggctcgtcctcatcttctggtTCGTCTTTATCCCAAAGCAAACTGAAAGTTATCAGTGAGGAGCCATCCGCAAAGGTCACACCAAGGAAGAAATTTGGTCTAACGAAGCCTATTATGTTGAATTCTAAGTCTTGTACGGACTTTAAAGCATTGCCTGCACATGCAGTCACAAACACAAATAATATATCTTCAAAGTCAGGCTGGGCTTCGATATTCCATTAA
- the CDC48 gene encoding AAA family ATPase CDC48 (highly similar to uniprot|P25694 Saccharomyces cerevisiae YDL126C CDC48 ATPase in ER nuclear membrane and cytosol with homology to mammalian p97 in a complex with Npl4p and Ufd1p participates in retrotranslocation of ubiquitinated proteins from the ER into the cytosol for degradation by the proteasome) yields MPEEHKKLLDSSGTAADADDATATAILRRKKKQNMLLVDDAVNDDNSIIAINSNTMDLLQLFRGDTVLVKGKKRKDTVLIVMIDDELEDGVCRVNRVIRNNLRIRLGDLVTIHPCTDIKYASRISVLPIADTIEGLTGNLFDVYLKPYFVEAYRPVRKGDHFIVRGGMRQVEFKVVDVEPEEYGVVAQDTVIHSEGEPINREDEENNINEVGYDDIGGCRKQMAQIRELVELPLRHPQLFKAIGIKPPKGILMYGPPGTGKTLMARAVANETGAFFFLINGPEVMSKMAGESESNLRKAFEEAEKNAPAIIFIDEIDSIAPKRDKTNGEVERRVVSQLLTLMDGMKARSNIVVIAATNRPNSIDPALRRFGRFDREVDIGVPDVTGRLEVLRIHTKNMKLADDVDLEKLAAETHGYVGADIASLCSEAAMQQIREKMDLIDLDEDEIDAEVLDSLGVTMDNFRFALGNSNPSALRETVVESVNVTWDDIGGLDEIKDELKETVEYPVLHPDQYTKFGLSPSKGVLFYGPPGTGKTLLAKAVATEVSANFISVKGPELLSMWYGESESNIRDIFDKARAAAPTVVFLDELDSIAKARGGSLGDAGGASDRVVNQLLTEMDGMNAKKNVFVIGATNRPDQIDPAILRPGRLDQLIYVPLPDETGRLSILSAQLRNTPLEPGLDLKTIAQATQGFSGADLLYIVQRAAKFAIKDSIEAQKRAEVVKKEEGAEETEKVKTEEDVEMSDVQQEDPVPFITKEHFTEAMKTAKRSVTDTELRRYEAYAQQMKASRGQFGNFSFGDDSGAAATQAGAEGSGAAFGDAAGEDDDDLYS; encoded by the coding sequence ATGCCAGAAGAACATAAGAAATTGTTAGATAGTTCTGGCACTGCAGCTGACGCAGATGATGCTACCGCCACTGCCATCttgagaagaaagaagaagcaaaacATGTTACTGGTCGATGATGCAGTTAACGATGACAATTCTATCATTGCTATCAATTCTAACACTATGGATCTTTTACAATTGTTCCGTGGTGACACCGTTTTAGTCAAGGGtaagaagagaaaggaCACCGTTTTGATTGTTATGATTGATGACGAACTGGAAGATGGTGTCTGTAGAGTAAACCGTGTTATTCGTAACAACTTGAGAATAAGACTCGGTGATTTGGTCACTATCCATCCATGTACCGATATCAAGTATGCTTCCAGAATCTCAGTGTTGCCAATCGCTGACACCATCGAGGGGTTGACTGGTAATCTATTTGATGTGTACTTGAAGCCATACTTTGTCGAAGCTTATAGACCGGTTAGAAAAGGTGACCACTTTATCGTTAGAGGTGGTATGAGACAAGTAGAGTTCAAGGTCGTAGACGTTGAGCCTGAAGAGTACGGTGTTGTTGCCCAAGATACTGTCATTCATAGTGAAGGTGAGCCAATTAACagagaagatgaagaaaataacATCAATGAAGTCGGTTATGATGATATTGGTGGTTGTCGTAAGCAAATGGCTCAAATTAGAGAATTGGTCGAATTGCCATTGAGACACCCACAACTATTTAAGGCCATTGGTATCAAACCTCCGAAGGGTATTTTGATGTACGGTCCTCCAGGTACCGGTAAAACTCTAATGGCCAGAGCTGTGGCTAACGAGACAGGtgcatttttcttcttaatCAATGGTCCAGAAGTCATGTCCAAGATGGCTGGTGAATCTGAATCCAACTTGAGAAAGGCTTTcgaagaagcagaaaagAATGCTCCGGCCATTATTTTTatcgatgaaattgattctATTGCACCAAAGCGTGACAAGACTAACGGTGAAGTGGAAAGAAGAGTCGTTTCTCAATTATTGACTCTAATGGATGGTATGAAGGCTAGATCCAACATCGTTGTCATTGCAGCCACCAATAGACCCAATTCTATCGATCCTGCTTTGAGAAGATTCGGTAGATTTGATAGAGAAGTCGATATTGGTGTTCCTGACGTTACTGGTAGATTGGAAGTCTTACGTATTCACACTAAAAATATGAAGTTGGCTGACGACGTCGACTTAGAAAAGTTGGCCGCTGAAACCCATGGTTATGTTGGTGCTGATATTGCCTCCCTATGTTCTGAAGCTGCTATGCAACAAATTCGTGAAAAGATGGACCTAATTGACttagatgaagacgaaATTGACGCCGAAGTGTTGGACTCATTAGGAGTTACTATGGACAACTTCAGATTTGCATTGGGTAACTCCAACCCATCCGCATTGCGTGAAACCGTTGTAGAATCTGTTAATGTCACATGGGATGATATCGGTGGcttggatgaaattaaggatgaattgaaggaaacCGTCGAATATCCAGTCTTGCATCCAGATCAATACACCAAGTTTGGTTTGTCACCATCGAAGGGTGTGTTGTTCTACGGTCCTCCTGGTACTGGTAAGACTTTGTTAGCTAAGGCTGTCGCCACCGAAGTGTCTGCTAATTTCATTTCGGTCAAGGGTCCTGAGTTATTAAGTATGTGGTACGGTGAGTCCGAATCCAATATCCGTGATATTTTCGACAAAGCCAGAGCTGCAGCCCCAACTGTCGTTTTCTTAGATGAATTGGACTCCATTGCTAAGGCTCGTGGTGGTTCTTTAGGTGATGCAGGTGGTGCATCTGACAGAGTGGTTAACCAATTATTGACCGAAATGGATGGTATGAACGCCAAGAAGAACGTTTTCGTTATTGGTGCCACTAACAGACCAGATCAAATCGATCCAGCTATTTTAAGACCTGGTAGATTGGATCAATTGATCTACGTTCCATTACCAGACGAAACAGGAAGATTATCTATTCTATCAGCCCAATTAAGAAATACACCATTAGAACCAGGACTAGATCTAAAGACCATCGCTCAAGCTACACAGGGATTCTCTGGTGCAGATTTATTATATATCGTACAGAGAGCTGCGAAGTTTGCCATTAAAGATTCCATCGAGGCACAAAAACGTGCAGAAGTTgtcaagaaagaagaaggtgcAGAAGAAACCGAGAAGGTCAAGACAGAAGAAGACGTTGAAATGTCAGACGTTCAACAAGAGGATCCAGTTCCATTCATTACCAAAGAACACTTCACTGAAGCTATGAAAACAGCCAAGCGTTCTGTTACAGATACTGAGCTTCGTCGTTACGAAGCTTATGCTCAACAGATGAAGGCATCCAGAGGACAATTCGGCAACTTCTCGTTTGGTGATGATTCAGGTGCTGCCGCAACTCAAGCTGGTGCTGAGGGTTCTGGTGCAGCTTTCGGAGATGCCGCtggtgaagatgacgatgatttGTACAGTTAG
- the HNT1 gene encoding adenosine 5'-monophosphoramidase (highly similar to uniprot|Q04344 Saccharomyces cerevisiae YDL125C), whose protein sequence is MSAVAHDAACIFCKIIKGEIPSFKLVETQYSYSFLDIQPTEENHILIIPKHHGGKLHNIPDEYLADLLPVTKKLVKAIGFDQDGPDGPGYNVLQNNGRIAHQEVDHVHFHLIPKKTKDAGLIVGWPAQETDFAKLSEMHKKLLAKLET, encoded by the exons ATGAGTGCTGTTGCCCACGACGCTGCTTGTATTTTCTGCAAGATTATCAAAG GTGAAATCccttctttcaaattggtTGAAACTCAGTATTCTTACTCGTTCCTTGACATCCAACCAACTGAAGAGAACCACATTCTTATCATTCCAAAGCACCACGGTGGGAAATTGCACAACATCCCAGATGAATACTTAGCTGACCTGTTGCCAGTTACTAAGAAGTTAGTGAAAGCCATTGGCTTCGACCAAGATGGTCCTGATGGTCCAGGGTACAATGTCCTTCAAAACAACGGTAGAATAGCCCATCAAGAAGTAGATCACGTGCATTTCCATTTGATcccaaagaaaacaaaggATGCTGGATTAATCGTAGGTTGGCCTGCACAGGAAACTGATTTTGCTAAGCTGAGTGAAATGCATAAAAAGTTGCTTGCCAAACTAGAAACCTAA